In Chroicocephalus ridibundus chromosome 4, bChrRid1.1, whole genome shotgun sequence, one genomic interval encodes:
- the LOC134514582 gene encoding C-C motif chemokine 3-like, with protein MSDLLGKGWHAEDKLWCGESQSHRHRGGQQEAGRRKSPHTATMLAARTVLLLAVLLTSSLHRAAAHFTPTECCFKYAQKPIRHVQSFYETPRDCSLPAVVIVAARGDEVCADPKKPWVKRAMKKLQRKK; from the exons ATGTCCGATCTTCTTGGGAAGGGGTGGCATGCAGAGGATAAATTATGGTGCGGTGAGAGCCAAAGCCACAGACAccggggagggcagcaggaagcAGGACGGAGGAAGAGCCCTCACACAGCCACCATGCTCGCTGCAAGGACGGTCCTGCTGCTAGCCGTGCTCCTCACCTCCTCCCTGCACCGTGCCGCAG cccacTTCACCCCCACCGAATGCTGCTTCAAGTACGCGCAGAAACCCATCCGCCACGTGCAGAGTTTCTACGAGACGCCCCGCGACTGCTCCTTGCCCGCCGTCGT GATTGTGGCCGCCCGCGGTGACGAGGTCTGCGCCGACCCCAAGAAGCCTTGGGTGAAGAGAGCCATGAAAaagcttcaaaggaaaaaatga